The genomic stretch TCTCGTGCCGCTGTTCGGACATACGCTCGGGCATTGCGGTGTGGCGGTGCGCGACGGTGGGCGTTGGCTGCTGCACGTGGGTGACGCGTATTACCTGCGTGCGGAGTTGGAGTCGGACGAGCATCCGGTGTCGGAGTTGGCTCGCCTGCGCGCCGAGGACGACGACGCGCGGCGCAGGAGCCTTGGGCTGCTGCGGAAGTTGGTACACGAGCATGGGAGCGAGGTGGACCTCTGCGGCTATCACGATCGCAGCGAGCTACCGTGCGGCGGACAGCCGGCGGGCGCGTGAGCCGAAACGCGGATGAGTGCGCGCATACAAGCGATCGTCGAGCGGCTGGGCGTGGGTCCGGACGAGACGATCCTCGAAGTCGGCTGTGGCCACGGCGTGGCGGTGGACATCATCTGTCGGCGGCTGGTGGGCGGGCGTTTGGTCGCCATCGATCGTTCGGCGAAGATGATCGAAGCGGCGCGGCGGAGAAACGCGGCGCACGAGGCGGCCGGTCTCGTCGGGTTTCACGTGGCGAGTCTGGAGACCTTCGACCCCGGCGCGCAGCGGTTCGACGCCGTGCTGGCGATCCGCGTCGGTTTGTTTCATCGGGAGCCGCGGCGC from Opitutales bacterium ASA1 encodes the following:
- a CDS encoding methyltransferase domain-containing protein, coding for MSARIQAIVERLGVGPDETILEVGCGHGVAVDIICRRLVGGRLVAIDRSAKMIEAARRRNAAHEAAGLVGFHVASLETFDPGAQRFDAVLAIRVGLFHREPRRARMLVEPWLKPGGRIVAEFDEP